The following are encoded in a window of Oncorhynchus keta strain PuntledgeMale-10-30-2019 chromosome 10, Oket_V2, whole genome shotgun sequence genomic DNA:
- the LOC118388573 gene encoding zinc finger protein Eos-like isoform X2: protein MDDDCNGRPYMSGSGDSSMEREFSGALGGPTVSTPNSQHTSPSRSLSANSIKVELYSDEEPGRGTGPEDERGDRVEEGGSEQGGEAGGGGYRELASPEPMSPGGAIRLPNGKLKCDICGMICIGPNVLMVHKRSHTGERPFQCNQCGASFTQKGNLLRHIKLHSGEKPFKCPFCSYACRRRDALTGHLRTHSVSSPTVGKPYKCSYCGRSYKQQSTLEEHRERCHSYLQSLETQQPASAHTQEEELRDLEFMPDNLLQPSSDKMAFIDRLAHSITKRKRSTPQKFVGQKHMRLSLADTPYELRTAFDKDGVTHHGGLEQPHYTSQGGGYLGGQGVGSGGGSEGLRPLRLPLPHPSCLSELRPVISSAHTPMATLGPRLDCTGAGAGLGSTGVGGREAAEGHEDLPPGRSHGPSPSNGCQDSTDTESMPDEVFSSVAPALPLHNNHNHHNVHHLHSNHHPPPPPLLHHRGMDSPSHAKDRDGERDREEGGHPAFPPPLAPGSPTSRQAFRVVDGEGHTVRSFRCEHCRVLFLDHVMFTIHMGCHGFRQPFECNICGHRSQDRYEFSSHIVRGEHLPG, encoded by the exons ATGGATGACGACTGCAATGGCCGTCCCTACATGTCAG GCAGTGGAGACTCTTCGATGGAGAGGGAGTTTTCAGGGGCCCTTGGAGGCCCCACAGTGAGCACCCCCAACAGCCAGCACACTTCTCCCAGCCGCTCTCTTAGTG ccaACTCCATCAAAGTGGAGCTGTACAGTGATGAGGAGCCGGGCCGCGGCACGGGgccagaggatgagagaggggacagggtggaggaggggggttctgagcagggaggagaggcCGGAGGAGGGGGCTACAGGGAGCTGGCCAGCCCAGAGCCCATGTCACCAGGAGGTGCCATCCGGCTGCCCAACGGAAAACTCAAGTGTGACATCTGTGGGATGATCTGCATCGGGCCCAACGTCCTCATGGTGCACAAACGCAGCCACACAG GTGAGCGGCCATTCCAGTGTAATCAGTGTGGGGCCTCTTTCACCCAGAAGGGGAACCTGCTGCGTCACATTAAGCTGCACTCGGGGGAGAAGCCTTTTAAATGTCCCTTCTGCAGCTACGCATGCCGCAGACGGGACGCTCTTACAGGCCACCTCCGCACTCACTCGG TATCGTCTCCCACAGTGGGGAAGCCCTATAAGTGTAGTTACTGTGGCCGCAGCTACAAGCAGCAGAGCACCCTGGAAGAGCACCGTGAACGCTGCCACAGCTACCTGCAGAGCCTGGAgacacagcagccagccagcGCTCACACTCAAG AAGAGGAGCTGAGGGACCTGGAGTTCATGCCTGACAACCTGCTGCAACCTTCCTCAGACAAGATGGCGTTCATCGATCGGCTAGCCCACAGCATCACCAAACGCAAGAGATCCACACCACAGAAATTTGTAG GACAAAAGCACATGCGCCTCAGTCTGGCCGACACGCCTTACGAGCTCAGAACCGCCTTCGACAAAGACGGGGTTACGCACCACGGTGGTCTGGAGCAGCCACACTACACTAGCCAGGGAGGAGGGTACCTGGGGGGACAGGGAGTTGGAAGTGGTGGTGGATCTGAAGGCCTCCGACCCCTACGCTtgcctctccctcacccctcttgCCTGTCGGAGCTCCGGCCGGTCATCAGTTCGGCTCACACCCCCATGGCTACGCTGGGGCCGAGGCTAGACTGCACTGGGGCCGGGGCTGGCCTAGGGTCCACGGGTGTGGGGGGCAGGGAGGCTGCAGAGGGCCACGAGGACCTGCCCCCTGGACGCAGCCACGGCCCGTCACCTAGCAACGGTTGCCAGGACTCCACGGACACAGAGAGCATGCCGGATGAAGTGTTTAGCAGTGTAGCGCCTGCCCTGCCgctccacaacaaccacaatcacCACAACGTCCACCACCTCCACTCCAACCaccaccctccccctccacccctactGCACCACAGGGGCATGGACAGCCCAAGCCATGCCaaagacagggatggagagagggacagggaggagggtggCCACCCTGCTTTCCCCCCTCCCCTGGCCCCAGGCTCCCCCACCTCAAGGCAGGCGTTTCGGGTGGTGGATGGAGAGGGGCACACAGTGCGCTCTTTCCGCTGTGAGCACTGCCGTGTGCTCTTCCTGGACCACGTTATGTTCACAATCCACATGGGCTGCCACGGCTTCCGCCAGCCCTTTGAGTGCAACATCTGTGGCCACCGCAGCCAGGACCGCTATGAGTTCTCCTCCCACATTGTCCGCGGAGAGCACCTGCCAGGCTGA
- the LOC118388572 gene encoding limb region 1 homolog-like protein — MEAPEDVSVREQLFHDRVRETIICVLLFICLYIVSYLVITHYKRNAEFTIDNSEDATVNKIALWLCTFTLSVSVGAVLLLPLSILSNEVLLSFPQSYYMQWLNGSLIHGLWNIVFLFSNLSLVFLLPFAYFFTESEGFAGSKKGVMARLYETAVVLFLLTLLVLGMVWVASAILDDNMARQSLYDLWEYYLPYLYSCISLFGVLLLLLCTPLGLSRMFSVTGRLLVKPRLLEDLDETMSCAEFEEASLSRNLTSGNSLWINVNAEVLRNRFLNIQARRIALEIRKRASPWQRNLGYPLAMLLLLAVTVVCVLIVCYHVVELLFDDTAMPRGMEDPLLGAASFSMFGSLGAAVQVILILYLMISSVVGFYSSPLFTGLRPRAQDTTLTQIIGNCVSLLVLSSALPVFSRTLGITRFDLLGDFGRFNWLGNFHIVFLYNILFAGLTSACLINTLTWTVQRELIRAFGLHKLPSTVSRSTIPLRLLLANGLSKIQ; from the exons ATGGAAGCTCCAGAAGACGTGTCGGTCCGGGAACAGCTTTTCCACGACCGAGTCAGAGAGACCATA ATCTGTGTCCTGCTTTTCATATGTCTCTACATTGTCTCCTATCTGGTCATCACCCACTACAAGAGGAATGCTGAGTTTACCATAG ATAACAGTGAAGATGCAACAGTCAACAAAATTGC gCTGTGGCTCTGTAcgttcactctctctgtctctgtgggcgCTGTTCTACTCCTACCACTCTCCATCTTGTCCAACGAGGTCCTGCTCTCCTTCCCACAGAGCTACTACATGCAGTGGCTTAACGGATCCCTTATACACG GACTGTGGAATATAGTCTTCCTCTTCTCCAACCTATCCCTGGTCTTCCTCCTGCCCTTTGCCTACTTCTTCACTGAGTCTGAAGGCTTCGCTGGATCCAAAAAG GGTGTGATGGCCCGTCTGTATGAGACAGCAGTAGTCCTCTTCCTCCTGACCCTGCtcgtgttggggatggtgtgggtGGCATCAGCCATCCTTGACGACAACATGGCCAGACAAAGTCTTTATG ATCTGTGGGAGTATTACCTACCTTATCTGTACTCCTGCATATCCTTGTTCGGAGTCCTGCTGCTGTTGT TATGCACTCCTCTAGGACTATCACGCATGTTCAGCGTCACAGGAAGGCTACTGGTCAAACCCagg TTGCTGGAGGACCTTGATGAGACAATGAGTTGTGCTGAGTTTGAAGAGGCCTCTCTATCCAGGAACCTTACTA GTGGGAACTCGTTATGGATTAATGTGAATGCAGAGGTTCTGAGGAACCGGTTCCTCAACATTCAGGCCCGGCGGATTGCTCTGG AGATACGGAAGAGAGCGTCACCATGGCAGCGTAACCTAGGATACCCATTGGCCATGCTGTTGCTGCTGGCTGTAACG GTGGTGTGTGTGCTTATTGTGTGTTACCATGTGGTGGAGTTGCTGTTTGACGATACAGCTATGCCTCGGGGGATGGAG GACCCTCTCCTGGGAGCTGCCTCGTTCTCCATGTTTGGTTCGTTAGGGGCTGCAGTGCAGGTGATCCTCATCCTGTATCTCATGATCTCCTCAGTAGTGGGTTTCTACAGCTCCCCACTGTTCACTGGACTACGCCCCCGCGCACAGGACACCACACtgacacag ATTATTGGGAACTGTGTTTCTCTATTGGTGCTCAGCTCAGCTCTGCCTGTATTTTCTAGGACTTTGG GGATCACCCGGTTTGATCTGCTGGGAGACTTTGGTCGGTTTAACTGGCTGGGAAACTTCCACATCGTCTTCCTGTATAACATACTGTTTGCCGGGCTGACCTCTGCCTGTCTGATCAACACTCTCACATGGACTGTACAGAGGGAACTCATCAGAGCATTCG GGCTGCATAAACTGCCGTCGACTGTGTCCCGCTCCACCATCCCACTCAGGCTCCTATTGGCTAATGGACTCTCAAAGATTCAGTGA
- the LOC118388573 gene encoding zinc finger protein Eos-like isoform X1 produces the protein MDDDCNGRPYMSAGSGDSSMEREFSGALGGPTVSTPNSQHTSPSRSLSANSIKVELYSDEEPGRGTGPEDERGDRVEEGGSEQGGEAGGGGYRELASPEPMSPGGAIRLPNGKLKCDICGMICIGPNVLMVHKRSHTGERPFQCNQCGASFTQKGNLLRHIKLHSGEKPFKCPFCSYACRRRDALTGHLRTHSVSSPTVGKPYKCSYCGRSYKQQSTLEEHRERCHSYLQSLETQQPASAHTQEEELRDLEFMPDNLLQPSSDKMAFIDRLAHSITKRKRSTPQKFVGQKHMRLSLADTPYELRTAFDKDGVTHHGGLEQPHYTSQGGGYLGGQGVGSGGGSEGLRPLRLPLPHPSCLSELRPVISSAHTPMATLGPRLDCTGAGAGLGSTGVGGREAAEGHEDLPPGRSHGPSPSNGCQDSTDTESMPDEVFSSVAPALPLHNNHNHHNVHHLHSNHHPPPPPLLHHRGMDSPSHAKDRDGERDREEGGHPAFPPPLAPGSPTSRQAFRVVDGEGHTVRSFRCEHCRVLFLDHVMFTIHMGCHGFRQPFECNICGHRSQDRYEFSSHIVRGEHLPG, from the exons ATGGATGACGACTGCAATGGCCGTCCCTACATGTCAG CAGGCAGTGGAGACTCTTCGATGGAGAGGGAGTTTTCAGGGGCCCTTGGAGGCCCCACAGTGAGCACCCCCAACAGCCAGCACACTTCTCCCAGCCGCTCTCTTAGTG ccaACTCCATCAAAGTGGAGCTGTACAGTGATGAGGAGCCGGGCCGCGGCACGGGgccagaggatgagagaggggacagggtggaggaggggggttctgagcagggaggagaggcCGGAGGAGGGGGCTACAGGGAGCTGGCCAGCCCAGAGCCCATGTCACCAGGAGGTGCCATCCGGCTGCCCAACGGAAAACTCAAGTGTGACATCTGTGGGATGATCTGCATCGGGCCCAACGTCCTCATGGTGCACAAACGCAGCCACACAG GTGAGCGGCCATTCCAGTGTAATCAGTGTGGGGCCTCTTTCACCCAGAAGGGGAACCTGCTGCGTCACATTAAGCTGCACTCGGGGGAGAAGCCTTTTAAATGTCCCTTCTGCAGCTACGCATGCCGCAGACGGGACGCTCTTACAGGCCACCTCCGCACTCACTCGG TATCGTCTCCCACAGTGGGGAAGCCCTATAAGTGTAGTTACTGTGGCCGCAGCTACAAGCAGCAGAGCACCCTGGAAGAGCACCGTGAACGCTGCCACAGCTACCTGCAGAGCCTGGAgacacagcagccagccagcGCTCACACTCAAG AAGAGGAGCTGAGGGACCTGGAGTTCATGCCTGACAACCTGCTGCAACCTTCCTCAGACAAGATGGCGTTCATCGATCGGCTAGCCCACAGCATCACCAAACGCAAGAGATCCACACCACAGAAATTTGTAG GACAAAAGCACATGCGCCTCAGTCTGGCCGACACGCCTTACGAGCTCAGAACCGCCTTCGACAAAGACGGGGTTACGCACCACGGTGGTCTGGAGCAGCCACACTACACTAGCCAGGGAGGAGGGTACCTGGGGGGACAGGGAGTTGGAAGTGGTGGTGGATCTGAAGGCCTCCGACCCCTACGCTtgcctctccctcacccctcttgCCTGTCGGAGCTCCGGCCGGTCATCAGTTCGGCTCACACCCCCATGGCTACGCTGGGGCCGAGGCTAGACTGCACTGGGGCCGGGGCTGGCCTAGGGTCCACGGGTGTGGGGGGCAGGGAGGCTGCAGAGGGCCACGAGGACCTGCCCCCTGGACGCAGCCACGGCCCGTCACCTAGCAACGGTTGCCAGGACTCCACGGACACAGAGAGCATGCCGGATGAAGTGTTTAGCAGTGTAGCGCCTGCCCTGCCgctccacaacaaccacaatcacCACAACGTCCACCACCTCCACTCCAACCaccaccctccccctccacccctactGCACCACAGGGGCATGGACAGCCCAAGCCATGCCaaagacagggatggagagagggacagggaggagggtggCCACCCTGCTTTCCCCCCTCCCCTGGCCCCAGGCTCCCCCACCTCAAGGCAGGCGTTTCGGGTGGTGGATGGAGAGGGGCACACAGTGCGCTCTTTCCGCTGTGAGCACTGCCGTGTGCTCTTCCTGGACCACGTTATGTTCACAATCCACATGGGCTGCCACGGCTTCCGCCAGCCCTTTGAGTGCAACATCTGTGGCCACCGCAGCCAGGACCGCTATGAGTTCTCCTCCCACATTGTCCGCGGAGAGCACCTGCCAGGCTGA
- the LOC118388573 gene encoding zinc finger protein Eos-like isoform X3, with protein MDDDCNGRPYMSAGSGDSSMEREFSGALGGPTVSTPNSQHTSPSRSLSANSIKVELYSDEEPGRGTGPEDERGDRVEEGGSEQGGEAGGGGYRELASPEPMSPGGAIRLPNGKLKCDICGMICIGPNVLMVHKRSHTVSSPTVGKPYKCSYCGRSYKQQSTLEEHRERCHSYLQSLETQQPASAHTQEEELRDLEFMPDNLLQPSSDKMAFIDRLAHSITKRKRSTPQKFVGQKHMRLSLADTPYELRTAFDKDGVTHHGGLEQPHYTSQGGGYLGGQGVGSGGGSEGLRPLRLPLPHPSCLSELRPVISSAHTPMATLGPRLDCTGAGAGLGSTGVGGREAAEGHEDLPPGRSHGPSPSNGCQDSTDTESMPDEVFSSVAPALPLHNNHNHHNVHHLHSNHHPPPPPLLHHRGMDSPSHAKDRDGERDREEGGHPAFPPPLAPGSPTSRQAFRVVDGEGHTVRSFRCEHCRVLFLDHVMFTIHMGCHGFRQPFECNICGHRSQDRYEFSSHIVRGEHLPG; from the exons ATGGATGACGACTGCAATGGCCGTCCCTACATGTCAG CAGGCAGTGGAGACTCTTCGATGGAGAGGGAGTTTTCAGGGGCCCTTGGAGGCCCCACAGTGAGCACCCCCAACAGCCAGCACACTTCTCCCAGCCGCTCTCTTAGTG ccaACTCCATCAAAGTGGAGCTGTACAGTGATGAGGAGCCGGGCCGCGGCACGGGgccagaggatgagagaggggacagggtggaggaggggggttctgagcagggaggagaggcCGGAGGAGGGGGCTACAGGGAGCTGGCCAGCCCAGAGCCCATGTCACCAGGAGGTGCCATCCGGCTGCCCAACGGAAAACTCAAGTGTGACATCTGTGGGATGATCTGCATCGGGCCCAACGTCCTCATGGTGCACAAACGCAGCCACACAG TATCGTCTCCCACAGTGGGGAAGCCCTATAAGTGTAGTTACTGTGGCCGCAGCTACAAGCAGCAGAGCACCCTGGAAGAGCACCGTGAACGCTGCCACAGCTACCTGCAGAGCCTGGAgacacagcagccagccagcGCTCACACTCAAG AAGAGGAGCTGAGGGACCTGGAGTTCATGCCTGACAACCTGCTGCAACCTTCCTCAGACAAGATGGCGTTCATCGATCGGCTAGCCCACAGCATCACCAAACGCAAGAGATCCACACCACAGAAATTTGTAG GACAAAAGCACATGCGCCTCAGTCTGGCCGACACGCCTTACGAGCTCAGAACCGCCTTCGACAAAGACGGGGTTACGCACCACGGTGGTCTGGAGCAGCCACACTACACTAGCCAGGGAGGAGGGTACCTGGGGGGACAGGGAGTTGGAAGTGGTGGTGGATCTGAAGGCCTCCGACCCCTACGCTtgcctctccctcacccctcttgCCTGTCGGAGCTCCGGCCGGTCATCAGTTCGGCTCACACCCCCATGGCTACGCTGGGGCCGAGGCTAGACTGCACTGGGGCCGGGGCTGGCCTAGGGTCCACGGGTGTGGGGGGCAGGGAGGCTGCAGAGGGCCACGAGGACCTGCCCCCTGGACGCAGCCACGGCCCGTCACCTAGCAACGGTTGCCAGGACTCCACGGACACAGAGAGCATGCCGGATGAAGTGTTTAGCAGTGTAGCGCCTGCCCTGCCgctccacaacaaccacaatcacCACAACGTCCACCACCTCCACTCCAACCaccaccctccccctccacccctactGCACCACAGGGGCATGGACAGCCCAAGCCATGCCaaagacagggatggagagagggacagggaggagggtggCCACCCTGCTTTCCCCCCTCCCCTGGCCCCAGGCTCCCCCACCTCAAGGCAGGCGTTTCGGGTGGTGGATGGAGAGGGGCACACAGTGCGCTCTTTCCGCTGTGAGCACTGCCGTGTGCTCTTCCTGGACCACGTTATGTTCACAATCCACATGGGCTGCCACGGCTTCCGCCAGCCCTTTGAGTGCAACATCTGTGGCCACCGCAGCCAGGACCGCTATGAGTTCTCCTCCCACATTGTCCGCGGAGAGCACCTGCCAGGCTGA